Within the Clostridia bacterium genome, the region CCTTAAAAACATTAGTTAGCCTTTTATCGATAAGAGGCTAACTAATCCTGATTATACCAATTCATTTTAAACTGAACAAGCCCCCCTAGAAAGATTAATGTGTAAACTGAACTGGTACAGTTTCCTCATCAGGTACTTGTAAAGAATAATCATGAGCTAATAAATATTCCAAAATTTGCGGTAAGAACTTAACCGTCTCTGAACGTTCATGTAATAAAATAACAGGCACCTCATTTTTCTGCTCTAAAGCAGCCAACTGCTGTAAGGTATCCTCTACCATCCGTTGATCACGGTAAAACCAATCCCGGCTGTCCACATTCCAGTCCCAAATTTTAAAACCTTCCATTTCTAAAATTTCCCGATGAGCTGGTTTCAAATAAGGACTGCTCCCATAAGGAGTTCTTACTAGCACTGTCCTCACCCCAGTAATAGTTTCTAAAGTAGCCTGAGCAGTATTCATTTCTTCCCTAGCACTT harbors:
- a CDS encoding polysaccharide deacetylase, whose protein sequence is MVGSYEVVEQVPEETVAEPVEPPLEIDEDLKIAYLTFDDGPTVFLADILAILAEYEVKATFFMLEPQMWSHQEVLKDLAAAGHGLGLHGVSHNYKQFYASPESAREEMNTAQATLETITGVRTVLVRTPYGSSPYLKPAHREILEMEGFKIWDWNVDSRDWFYRDQRMVEDTLQQLAALEQKNEVPVILLHERSETVKFLPQILEYLLAHDYSLQVPDEETVPVQFTH